A stretch of Leptospira perdikensis DNA encodes these proteins:
- a CDS encoding class I SAM-dependent methyltransferase: protein MSETEYYRSQSYQEYLLSSHRREVCPPEDVYAFFNWKGLNNLVDFGSGLGFYFQEFRKWFPHVWIWAAECQQEIIDMILRRKLMEGIEQLTPFHMDQSDHPLLPEWVPVPEIIFASLSLSTFPNPGLAMDGLIRSMKSGGRLFIIDWSKTESGFGPKINEKISMDKMKFLAEEYKLEVTKSGRISEHFYGMEVKASSNFIYGYYDLKEEEDEDSAVFKQ from the coding sequence ATGTCCGAAACGGAATACTACCGTTCCCAAAGTTATCAGGAATACTTGCTCTCTAGCCATAGAAGGGAGGTCTGTCCTCCTGAGGATGTATATGCTTTTTTCAATTGGAAGGGCCTGAACAATCTAGTCGACTTTGGGAGTGGGCTCGGGTTTTACTTCCAAGAGTTTCGGAAGTGGTTTCCTCATGTCTGGATCTGGGCTGCAGAATGCCAACAAGAGATCATCGATATGATTTTACGACGTAAACTAATGGAAGGGATTGAACAACTGACCCCTTTTCATATGGACCAGTCCGACCACCCTCTCCTCCCGGAATGGGTCCCCGTTCCAGAAATCATTTTTGCCTCTCTCTCTCTTTCTACTTTTCCAAACCCTGGTTTGGCGATGGATGGGCTCATTCGTTCCATGAAATCAGGTGGAAGACTTTTCATCATCGATTGGTCAAAAACAGAATCAGGTTTCGGCCCGAAAATTAATGAAAAGATATCCATGGACAAAATGAAATTCCTTGCAGAGGAATACAAATTAGAAGTTACCAAATCAGGTAGGATTTCTGAACATTTTTATGGGATGGAAGTGAAAGCAAGTTCAAACTTTATTTATGGATACTATGATTTAAAAGAAGAGGAAGATGAAGACTCGGCCGTCTTCAAACAATAG
- a CDS encoding tetratricopeptide repeat protein: MKFSIQLWTVVLVLSLVPISADSGFEESRYPTIAKAIHVSLLPDKKSIRLDWDPPKQEGEVIVARSSVMIDSPEKLYIADSLGRYKASGANATRLYFDYNLKPGNYYYAVVMVADVRRREVKLFSNQNFTVIPVHIAEENGTPVVGQNPDFPAFPADAGIQSMVGGVSGITASIERKYVRLNWTPPNGATAGRTQYTVYRSNSPLTSLPLMQKAEKLAEVTHPVNSFLDQDLDKSQTLYYGVSVKQVGGEETLPLEDKKSTLRVFYIKQTEKNNAEVIVEDSPKKPKQEVASNDTHTDLGGSMHVRGLGYERVGKGAVISWISPEAADETTIYSLYASVKPLNQGASSFGQGSVVKVATVVHPKTNFFIKELKEIDELYFGVTAKSSGIPEDYQLKENVSYFKYDFSKDITPPEEPNVVAESHPKREPEKNEVYKNEHAVTPSDSLPPKEPEQVNDFKEETSATVNYDLGQTDLNQIIKETVIRKKYETAVYRLEEYLKYESNVYLRGKAMFFLGVSALKTGDTKKALKCFLRRETKSYSPTRVEFWTNQTLSQAGRGNL; encoded by the coding sequence ATGAAGTTCTCGATTCAACTTTGGACGGTTGTACTGGTATTGTCGCTAGTTCCGATTTCGGCAGACTCTGGGTTTGAGGAAAGTCGTTATCCTACCATAGCAAAGGCAATCCATGTTAGCCTTCTACCTGATAAAAAATCGATTCGATTGGATTGGGATCCGCCCAAACAAGAGGGAGAAGTGATTGTTGCCCGTTCCTCTGTCATGATTGATAGTCCGGAAAAATTATACATTGCGGATTCTCTTGGCAGATACAAGGCTTCTGGTGCGAATGCCACTCGTCTGTATTTTGATTACAATCTGAAACCTGGAAATTATTATTACGCAGTTGTGATGGTAGCGGATGTTCGCCGCCGCGAAGTGAAACTGTTTTCGAACCAAAATTTTACCGTGATTCCAGTTCACATTGCGGAAGAAAATGGAACCCCTGTTGTAGGACAAAATCCTGATTTCCCTGCGTTCCCTGCCGATGCGGGGATTCAATCTATGGTGGGTGGGGTTTCCGGAATTACTGCGAGTATCGAAAGGAAGTATGTTCGTTTGAATTGGACACCACCAAACGGAGCTACTGCGGGAAGGACTCAATACACAGTTTATCGTTCTAACTCTCCTCTTACAAGTTTACCTCTGATGCAAAAAGCAGAAAAACTGGCAGAAGTCACTCATCCTGTGAATTCTTTTTTAGATCAAGATTTGGATAAATCGCAAACATTATATTATGGAGTTTCCGTGAAACAAGTGGGAGGTGAAGAAACTCTTCCTTTGGAAGATAAAAAGTCTACTTTACGCGTGTTTTATATCAAACAAACGGAAAAAAACAATGCAGAAGTCATTGTGGAAGATTCTCCTAAAAAACCAAAACAAGAAGTTGCCTCTAACGACACACACACAGACTTGGGTGGTTCTATGCACGTTCGGGGTCTCGGTTATGAACGTGTAGGAAAAGGTGCTGTGATCAGTTGGATTAGTCCAGAAGCTGCTGATGAGACGACAATCTATAGTTTGTATGCTTCCGTAAAACCCTTAAACCAAGGAGCTTCTTCCTTTGGGCAAGGTTCTGTCGTAAAAGTAGCAACTGTTGTTCATCCCAAAACAAATTTTTTTATCAAAGAATTAAAAGAAATCGATGAACTCTATTTTGGTGTAACTGCTAAATCAAGTGGTATTCCTGAAGACTATCAATTGAAAGAAAATGTTTCTTATTTTAAATATGATTTTTCGAAAGATATAACTCCTCCGGAAGAACCCAATGTTGTTGCTGAGTCTCATCCGAAAAGAGAACCAGAAAAAAATGAAGTTTATAAAAATGAACATGCTGTGACTCCGTCTGATTCTTTGCCTCCAAAAGAACCTGAGCAGGTAAATGATTTTAAAGAAGAAACTTCTGCAACGGTTAATTATGATTTGGGTCAAACGGATCTCAATCAAATCATTAAAGAAACAGTCATTAGAAAAAAATATGAAACAGCTGTGTATCGGTTGGAAGAATATTTGAAATATGAATCCAATGTATACCTACGTGGGAAGGCTATGTTCTTTCTTGGGGTGAGTGCGTTGAAAACTGGTGATACAAAAAAAGCGTTAAAATGTTTTTTGAGAAGGGAAACAAAATCCTATTCACCAACTCGAGTGGAATTTTGGACGAATCAAACCCTGAGTCAGGCGGGTAGAGGGAATTTATGA
- a CDS encoding tetratricopeptide repeat protein has translation MNRIIVTLAGFLFIVAGLSTAYYQTNISAKEDQSQAVLEKIAEGEEYLKQSNPQSKEKAIAIFSELAGKRGLEKYEFQIKYNQARALEKNSDFYPALDIYKDLKKSPNLKSEEKERLSYSLGNLLLKIGNESEGKAHLESVLQQSSDNKLRSKSFLSLGDYYYKTGHFETARKNYTLALQEDPNNTESRIGWGRSLRKLGKDWASFDVFDEYIETADQLAGADEKVVGEYKDSVLKDAKDNYTKKNYVKAIELFQKVITVNPAPKKEEEALYYIALSYDALGKQIESLTYINKVLNNSDYSLDQAALYKKGTIYFRQGKFEKAAGIFQTIVDKYPKNQITDKAIAWKKESLDQFTDHNDLDGSDVTSDSDSPKPSSVSNRPDSGSDLEF, from the coding sequence ATGAATCGAATCATTGTAACCTTAGCAGGTTTTTTATTTATTGTTGCGGGTCTTTCTACAGCATACTACCAAACGAATATTTCTGCAAAAGAAGATCAATCTCAGGCTGTTTTGGAAAAAATTGCCGAAGGGGAAGAGTATTTAAAACAATCTAACCCTCAAAGTAAAGAAAAAGCCATTGCCATTTTTTCTGAGTTAGCTGGGAAACGTGGTTTAGAAAAATATGAATTTCAAATTAAATACAACCAAGCAAGAGCTCTAGAAAAGAACTCAGATTTTTATCCAGCTCTTGATATTTATAAAGATCTTAAAAAGAGTCCTAATCTAAAATCGGAAGAAAAGGAACGTTTGAGTTATTCTCTTGGTAATTTACTTTTAAAAATAGGAAATGAGTCGGAAGGGAAGGCTCATTTAGAATCTGTTTTGCAACAAAGTTCTGATAATAAATTAAGATCTAAGTCTTTTTTGTCTCTCGGTGACTATTATTATAAAACAGGTCATTTTGAAACCGCACGTAAAAATTATACTTTGGCCTTACAAGAAGATCCGAACAATACAGAATCGAGAATTGGCTGGGGAAGATCCCTTCGTAAACTTGGTAAAGATTGGGCTTCGTTTGATGTATTCGATGAATATATTGAAACTGCTGACCAGTTAGCAGGTGCTGACGAAAAAGTGGTAGGGGAATACAAAGATTCAGTTCTAAAAGATGCTAAAGACAATTATACTAAGAAAAATTATGTTAAAGCAATTGAACTGTTTCAGAAAGTAATTACTGTCAATCCAGCGCCTAAAAAAGAAGAGGAAGCTTTGTATTATATTGCATTGTCTTATGATGCGTTAGGAAAACAAATTGAATCTCTCACTTACATCAATAAGGTTTTGAATAACAGTGACTATTCTCTCGACCAAGCGGCTTTATACAAAAAAGGAACCATTTATTTCCGACAAGGTAAGTTTGAAAAAGCAGCAGGTATCTTTCAGACCATTGTAGATAAATACCCTAAAAACCAGATTACCGACAAGGCGATTGCATGGAAAAAAGAATCACTCGATCAGTTTACAGATCATAACGATCTTGATGGTTCAGATGTAACGTCTGATTCTGATTCACCTAAACCAAGTTCGGTTTCTAACCGACCAGATTCGGGAAGTGATTTAGAGTTTTAG
- a CDS encoding metalloenzyme, whose amino-acid sequence MIFYVFLDGVGIANYDPKSNPFSRFAKGFLAPVGGIPVADADIPHLPSPLHYIKTDAHMGVPGLPQSATGQTALWTGIPGPKVLDRHVSGFPTITLRKIIAKYSLIKVLNEHGHLSDFLNCFSPPYLKHVEEKPKLVSASTLVQLASGRPLKNFDDLRNERGLYMDLTHEIMGTMGIDMLKKGDPLLEKRDPYLLGKQSMTRFANYQLALYEYFLTDKVGHAMDWEKAEHIIRNLEEFFRGVLETLDPEKDLLIVSSDHGNMEDLSQKNHTENPAATILYGKNADRFAENIHSLADIVPEIYKTFGMEEALQNTKTNEFLVKSD is encoded by the coding sequence ATGATTTTTTATGTATTTTTGGACGGGGTGGGAATCGCAAATTACGATCCCAAATCCAATCCATTTAGCCGATTTGCCAAAGGTTTTTTAGCACCCGTAGGAGGGATCCCGGTAGCAGATGCCGACATACCTCACCTACCTTCTCCACTGCACTATATCAAAACGGATGCTCATATGGGTGTTCCGGGTCTACCCCAATCGGCTACAGGACAAACGGCGCTTTGGACAGGAATTCCTGGACCCAAGGTGCTCGATCGTCATGTGAGTGGGTTTCCAACCATCACCCTCCGTAAAATCATAGCAAAGTATTCCCTTATCAAAGTTTTAAATGAACACGGTCATTTGAGTGATTTTCTAAACTGTTTTTCACCACCTTATCTCAAACATGTAGAAGAAAAACCGAAACTTGTTTCCGCTTCCACCTTAGTCCAGTTAGCAAGTGGCCGTCCCTTAAAGAACTTTGATGACCTTCGGAATGAGAGGGGTCTATATATGGACTTAACTCATGAAATTATGGGAACTATGGGAATTGATATGTTAAAAAAGGGAGATCCGCTCCTAGAAAAACGAGATCCCTACTTACTTGGTAAACAATCCATGACACGTTTTGCCAATTACCAATTGGCTTTGTATGAATACTTTCTCACTGATAAAGTAGGACATGCAATGGATTGGGAAAAGGCAGAACATATCATCCGAAATTTAGAAGAATTCTTTCGTGGAGTCCTTGAAACTCTCGATCCGGAAAAAGATTTACTCATTGTTTCGAGTGATCATGGGAATATGGAAGACCTAAGCCAGAAAAATCATACGGAAAACCCGGCGGCCACCATTCTCTATGGTAAGAATGCTGACCGCTTCGCTGAAAATATACATTCGCTTGCAGACATTGTTCCGGAAATTTACAAAACTTTCGGAATGGAGGAAGCCCTCCAGAATACAAAGACGAATGAATTTCTAGTTAAGTCCGACTAA
- a CDS encoding CopG family transcriptional regulator produces the protein MAKIDKRFQILLSEEEQILLKNEASRRGISGGELIRMALKNEIIQKSELLRRQAIVSLTELLD, from the coding sequence ATGGCAAAAATTGATAAACGTTTCCAAATCCTGCTTTCGGAGGAGGAACAAATTTTATTAAAAAATGAAGCATCGAGAAGAGGGATCTCCGGCGGAGAACTCATTCGAATGGCTCTAAAAAATGAAATCATTCAAAAGTCAGAACTTTTAAGGAGACAAGCTATTGTATCTCTTACGGAGTTACTGGATTGA
- a CDS encoding concanavalin A-like lectin/glucanase, translating into MVQNSEPGKKNFLKPKENTPKHGELFFDFEGEVAEPQITETGIPFKSKSISIVSSSYLVNDQTYFFGKKSAYFSGRRNQIHLSVSGNSLFGTHPDPFTITIPIWMGEQGAGSVILDRTVFVKGKKYGISLELNESKPTLYVNNLLQKTDGRTTSFILESPVKIKRKSWEVISLYFDTLNHRYVLYQNGIETAEYENHQADTIGFGFPENDSTPLVLGKSFYGNLDGFHIHKGEPEIEYTKFEAVRYDDETKTGFMEGNTALSPVLETKYSNSSLTKIHWNVEQPKDTMLELYFRGSNQKFVDSNTNLLWTRIKSLEKELPKNKFKYYQWKLWFRPDPMGKTVPNVQTLSFEYTEQTPPDLPTRFRLDENLKTGQPLCFLWNSNHEKEVQNGGGYIIHYGLLPNRMLGSVFVKKDKMGGLAKIDGNEENSSFQNKRFCITEETLVQNIYIPEGELGGDEFRPLADQVDTSRKEKKGLLFQPGLTYYFRISAYNRYLNEWDSKDQRSPLSPPISFSFPKEVSHQK; encoded by the coding sequence GTGGTTCAAAATTCGGAACCTGGTAAAAAGAACTTTCTAAAACCCAAAGAAAACACCCCGAAACATGGTGAACTCTTCTTCGACTTTGAAGGAGAGGTTGCAGAACCACAAATCACAGAAACCGGAATCCCCTTTAAATCCAAATCGATATCCATAGTTTCTTCTTCTTATTTAGTGAATGATCAAACCTATTTTTTTGGCAAAAAGTCAGCTTACTTTTCTGGGAGAAGGAACCAAATCCATCTATCTGTTTCCGGCAATTCCCTTTTCGGAACCCATCCCGACCCTTTTACAATCACCATTCCCATTTGGATGGGTGAACAAGGTGCCGGTTCTGTCATTTTAGATCGAACTGTATTTGTGAAGGGAAAAAAATACGGCATCTCACTCGAGTTAAACGAAAGTAAACCAACTCTTTACGTCAACAATCTACTCCAAAAAACGGATGGCAGAACCACTAGTTTCATTTTAGAATCACCAGTAAAAATCAAAAGAAAGTCTTGGGAAGTGATCTCACTTTATTTTGATACACTAAATCATCGTTATGTACTATATCAAAATGGAATTGAAACAGCTGAATATGAAAATCACCAAGCAGATACCATAGGTTTTGGATTTCCTGAAAATGATTCCACTCCTCTTGTACTCGGGAAATCTTTTTATGGAAACTTAGATGGTTTTCACATCCATAAAGGAGAACCCGAAATTGAATACACAAAGTTTGAAGCCGTTCGTTATGATGATGAAACTAAAACTGGATTTATGGAAGGGAACACTGCCCTTTCTCCCGTTTTAGAAACTAAGTATAGTAACTCCTCGTTAACCAAAATCCATTGGAATGTAGAACAACCAAAAGATACGATGCTCGAACTTTACTTCCGAGGGTCGAATCAAAAGTTCGTAGACTCAAATACAAACCTACTTTGGACAAGAATCAAATCTCTTGAGAAAGAACTTCCGAAAAACAAATTTAAGTACTACCAGTGGAAGTTATGGTTTCGTCCAGACCCTATGGGTAAAACAGTTCCAAACGTTCAAACGTTATCCTTTGAATATACAGAACAAACACCTCCGGATCTTCCCACACGTTTTCGTTTGGATGAGAATCTAAAGACAGGACAACCTCTTTGTTTTTTATGGAATTCAAATCATGAAAAAGAAGTTCAAAATGGTGGTGGTTATATCATTCACTATGGTCTTCTTCCCAATCGGATGTTAGGTTCTGTATTTGTCAAAAAAGATAAAATGGGTGGCTTAGCTAAAATTGACGGAAACGAAGAAAATAGCAGTTTTCAAAACAAACGATTTTGTATCACAGAAGAAACACTGGTTCAAAATATTTATATCCCAGAAGGAGAACTGGGGGGTGACGAATTTCGTCCTCTCGCTGACCAAGTAGATACTTCCAGAAAAGAGAAAAAGGGACTTTTATTCCAACCTGGTTTAACATACTACTTTAGAATATCAGCTTACAACCGCTATTTGAATGAATGGGATTCAAAGGACCAACGAAGTCCCCTCTCTCCTCCTATTTCATTTAGTTTCCCCAAAGAAGTTTCGCACCAAAAGTAA
- the rpiB gene encoding ribose 5-phosphate isomerase B, whose translation MKEKIGIASDHGGFALKEILRKSLEETYEIVDYGTKSEESVDYPTIIGDACRKVLSGEVPRLIALCGTGIGASIAANRFKGIRAALCHDEFTAEMSKRHNNANVLVLGGRVLGTDLAQRIVKKWIETEFEGGRHQKRLGLIEEQS comes from the coding sequence ATGAAAGAAAAAATTGGAATTGCGTCTGACCATGGAGGATTTGCTCTCAAAGAAATCCTTAGGAAAAGTCTCGAGGAAACTTACGAAATTGTCGATTACGGTACTAAGAGCGAAGAGTCCGTCGACTACCCTACCATCATTGGAGATGCCTGCCGAAAGGTTCTTTCCGGTGAAGTTCCCAGACTCATTGCTCTTTGCGGAACAGGCATTGGAGCCTCCATTGCCGCCAACCGTTTCAAAGGCATTCGAGCGGCTCTTTGCCATGATGAGTTTACGGCGGAAATGTCCAAACGCCATAACAATGCCAACGTACTCGTTTTAGGGGGAAGGGTTCTCGGAACAGATTTAGCACAGAGAATCGTAAAAAAATGGATAGAAACAGAATTCGAAGGTGGGCGGCACCAAAAACGATTGGGACTGATCGAAGAACAGTCGTAA
- the serC gene encoding 3-phosphoserine/phosphohydroxythreonine transaminase — protein sequence MPTFTHRIFNFNAGPAMLPTEVMEEAKSEFLNYRGTGMSVMEMSHREKHFQNILDESLADLRELLDLPSRYAVVYFPGGATLQFSAIPFNYLAAGESADFAVTGVWARKAHEEAKKFYPNVKSIFNGADSQYLELPTITDDNVNEGAKYVYITSNNTIFGTRYNTFPKLKKAPLFADMTSELLSRKLPIEDFSVIFAGAQKNIGPSGLTLVIYDKEKLPTQSHPIPNLMNYALMEKNGSLYNTPPTYSIYIAGLVFKYLKSKGGLSVMETINERKAKKLYDALDASSLFYAPVPEAFRSAMNVTFRSHNNSLDSQFLSLAEEQGFAGLKGYREAGGFRASIYNAMPEEGVDSLISFIKEFERTHG from the coding sequence ATGCCAACGTTTACACACAGAATCTTCAATTTTAATGCCGGTCCTGCCATGTTACCAACTGAGGTCATGGAAGAAGCAAAGTCTGAGTTCCTAAACTACAGAGGAACCGGAATGTCTGTTATGGAAATGAGCCATAGAGAGAAACATTTCCAAAATATTCTGGATGAATCACTCGCGGACTTACGAGAACTTCTAGACCTGCCATCGCGTTATGCGGTTGTTTACTTTCCTGGTGGGGCTACCTTACAATTTTCGGCCATCCCTTTCAATTATTTGGCAGCAGGAGAATCTGCAGATTTTGCTGTCACAGGTGTTTGGGCAAGGAAAGCCCACGAGGAAGCAAAAAAATTCTATCCCAATGTAAAATCCATTTTTAATGGAGCAGACTCTCAGTATTTGGAGTTACCAACCATTACGGATGATAACGTCAATGAGGGAGCTAAGTATGTTTATATCACTTCCAACAATACTATTTTTGGAACCCGTTACAATACCTTCCCGAAATTAAAGAAGGCTCCACTTTTTGCGGACATGACCAGCGAACTCTTAAGCCGTAAACTTCCCATTGAAGATTTTTCTGTGATCTTTGCGGGGGCTCAAAAAAACATTGGGCCTTCTGGACTCACTCTTGTGATTTACGACAAAGAAAAATTGCCTACACAATCTCATCCCATACCGAACCTAATGAACTATGCTCTTATGGAAAAAAATGGATCCCTCTACAACACTCCACCTACTTACTCCATCTACATAGCAGGTCTCGTTTTCAAATATTTAAAATCAAAAGGTGGGCTTTCTGTAATGGAAACCATCAATGAAAGAAAGGCAAAAAAGTTATATGATGCTTTAGATGCCTCTTCCTTATTCTATGCTCCCGTACCTGAGGCATTTCGTTCCGCAATGAATGTAACATTCAGAAGTCATAACAATAGTTTGGATTCCCAATTTTTGTCACTGGCAGAAGAACAAGGATTTGCTGGTCTCAAAGGATACAGGGAAGCTGGCGGATTTCGGGCAAGTATTTATAATGCTATGCCTGAAGAAGGTGTAGATTCCCTCATTTCTTTTATCAAAGAATTTGAAAGGACCCATGGGTAA
- a CDS encoding P83/100 family protein, with translation MRISRSIIICLFVVGLSLTAQSKAPLGESEIKGSKKIEFINRSLRKASDDIIQENTEIGRKLAETLAKENTATVDGVKIQRVLPGADGKLGADILYLSESQSFDHVNSIARIIASYVEKSFQYKAGNAETLAQYVLYYNATHRKDSKFFTKKYTEGVIAATSSDKLGIDTVYKNWPGKTQIIIPIEGNILKDNGKDVTTDELEKDVNKTVKDKEKDPATKQKMEDEAKKMDKLQTDKLKDEKKVLQDKKQEVADEQKQLQDKKDALKKQESETVASLNELKKDPVKNKAEIEKKTEDIKKIEQEKKDTEKKSEAVEAKKEELSKKEEQIAKKEEARTGGDTAKKEDTVQKVEAKVEELKTELAQTKEELKKKEEQSDNVVNNKILFMKFIKYDTDGHYSNELWAIDPAKDDALFKSPYNNICSKEFKEIANQGVLVLGYDGEKVETRKHKLVLLDPDKLGVKKTSDSADIFWRTPMINREDKIYVIEKVKDKYHVARFKSDLTFEKRTEEPVEENSELTFFGDKVYVTGKPKEGDKTTIKVFKKEDLSLLKTIAP, from the coding sequence ATGAGAATTTCTCGTTCCATCATCATTTGCCTATTTGTAGTCGGTCTTTCCTTGACCGCACAGTCCAAAGCCCCACTCGGTGAGTCCGAAATCAAGGGTTCCAAAAAAATCGAATTCATCAACCGCTCCTTACGTAAGGCATCTGATGACATTATTCAAGAAAATACCGAAATTGGTCGTAAACTCGCCGAAACCTTGGCCAAAGAAAATACGGCAACTGTGGATGGAGTCAAAATCCAAAGAGTGCTTCCTGGAGCAGATGGAAAACTGGGTGCTGACATCCTTTATCTTTCTGAGTCTCAAAGTTTTGATCATGTCAATTCCATTGCTCGGATCATCGCCTCGTATGTGGAAAAATCGTTCCAATACAAAGCCGGAAATGCTGAGACTTTGGCGCAGTACGTCCTCTATTACAATGCAACTCACAGAAAAGATTCAAAGTTTTTCACCAAAAAATATACGGAAGGAGTTATTGCGGCTACTTCTTCGGACAAATTAGGAATTGATACTGTTTATAAAAATTGGCCTGGTAAAACACAAATCATCATTCCGATTGAAGGAAATATCTTAAAAGATAATGGAAAAGATGTCACAACGGATGAGTTAGAAAAAGACGTAAATAAAACGGTGAAGGATAAAGAAAAAGATCCTGCCACCAAACAGAAGATGGAAGACGAAGCCAAAAAAATGGATAAGTTGCAAACCGATAAACTGAAAGATGAAAAAAAGGTTTTGCAAGATAAAAAACAAGAAGTCGCTGACGAACAAAAACAACTCCAAGACAAAAAAGACGCACTCAAAAAACAGGAATCAGAAACGGTTGCGAGTCTCAATGAGTTAAAAAAAGATCCTGTGAAAAACAAAGCAGAGATTGAAAAGAAAACCGAAGACATTAAAAAAATCGAACAAGAGAAAAAAGACACTGAGAAAAAATCGGAAGCTGTAGAAGCAAAGAAAGAAGAACTCAGTAAAAAAGAAGAACAAATCGCCAAAAAAGAAGAAGCTCGCACTGGTGGTGACACAGCGAAAAAAGAAGACACTGTTCAAAAAGTTGAAGCAAAAGTGGAAGAACTAAAAACAGAACTTGCTCAAACCAAAGAAGAACTGAAGAAAAAAGAAGAACAAAGTGATAATGTTGTGAACAACAAAATCCTTTTTATGAAGTTTATCAAATATGACACGGATGGTCATTATTCTAATGAACTTTGGGCTATTGATCCTGCAAAAGACGATGCTCTTTTTAAAAGTCCGTACAATAATATTTGTTCTAAGGAATTTAAAGAAATCGCAAACCAAGGAGTTCTTGTGCTTGGTTATGACGGAGAAAAAGTAGAAACTCGTAAACACAAACTTGTGTTACTGGATCCAGATAAATTAGGGGTGAAAAAAACAAGTGATTCTGCAGATATTTTCTGGAGAACACCAATGATCAATCGGGAAGACAAAATTTACGTGATTGAAAAGGTAAAAGACAAATACCATGTTGCAAGATTTAAGTCTGACTTAACCTTTGAAAAAAGGACAGAAGAACCTGTAGAAGAAAACTCAGAACTTACATTTTTTGGGGATAAGGTCTATGTGACCGGTAAACCAAAAGAAGGTGATAAAACTACAATTAAGGTATTTAAAAAAGAAGATTTGAGCCTACTCAAAACCATCGCTCCGTAA